In Oncorhynchus kisutch isolate 150728-3 unplaced genomic scaffold, Okis_V2 scaffold3385, whole genome shotgun sequence, the following proteins share a genomic window:
- the nudt19 gene encoding nucleoside diphosphate-linked moiety X motif 19, whose protein sequence is MNTALRHWKEAATVILAAGTRHKLPVDSLTRCVDKGTSAPAISEHSNLPDRSAFDYEVLLLKRSGTSGFMPNAYVFPGGLVDPSDFSSEWLDLFQSFRLSPNFGLGFVKQPPETRPPIFATDRKKLGSLVPGDVAFRICAVRETFEESGVLLVVSKEEEEESTLFNSIENNRYSQPELTRITDLCDKSELAKWRVLVNENPSNFIRMCRELECLPNIWALHEWGNWLTPTGVYAKQRRYDTAFYMCCLQETPPHTLQDEKEIVHFKWSTPPEILHSYQTREMWIAPPQFYDLSRMCRFPSLQNLHSFSRQRASEGCEQWLPVRMVSDSYYISLLPGDEMYPEEGSCQMDVTLNTDQSLNELHQGCSALHRIVALDPYTAAAVITITPKYNHLLPFTQSSLRTGTSSQL, encoded by the exons ATGAATACGGCTCTGAGACACTGGAAGGAGGCCGCGACGGTCATACTAGCTGCTGGTACGAGACATAAACTCCCTGTAGATAGTTTGACAAGGTGTGTCGATAAAGGCACCTCTGCACCTGCGATCAGTGAGCACTCCAACTTGCCTGACAGGTCAGCCTTCGACTATGAAGTGTTGTTGTTGAAACGAAGCGGTACGAGTGGTTTCATGCCGAATGCTTATGTCTTTCCCGGCGGTCTGGTGGATCCGTCAGATTTCTCAAGTGAATGGCTTGATCTTTTTCAATCTTTTCGGCTCTCACCGAATTTTGGACTTGGATTTGTGAAACAGCCGCCGGAGACGAGACCTCCCATCTTCGCCACTGACAGGAAGAAACTGGGTTCTCTCGTTCCAGGTGACGTCGCATTTAGAATCTGTGCAGTGAGGGAAACGTTCGAGGAGTCCGGTGTACTTCTAGTCGTGtcaaaagaggaagaggaagagagtacTTTATTTAACAGCATCGAGAACAACCGATACAGTCAACCCGAATTAACCAGAATAACTGATCTCTGTGACAAGAGTGAATTGGCTAAATGGAGAGTGCTGGTAAACGAGAACCCTTCTAACTTCATCAGAATGTGTAGGGAGCTGGAGTGTCTACCTAACATCTGGGCTCTGCATGAATGGGGTAACTGGCTGACCCCTACTGGTGTGTATGCGAAACAGCGGAGGTACGACACGGCCTTCTACATGTGCTGCTTGCAAGAAACACCACCTCACACCCTACAAGACGAGAAGGAAATTGTGCACTTTAAG tggtcCACTCCCCCAGAGATCCTCCACAGTTACCAGACCAGAGAGATGTGGATTGCCCCTCCACAGTTCTATGATCTCAGCCGTATGTGCCGGTTCCCCTCCCTGCAGAACCTCCACAGCTTCTCCAGACAGAGAGCTTCAGAGGGCTGTGAACAGTGGCTCCCTGTCCGCATGGTGTCAGACAGCTACTACATATCACTCCTCCCAG GTGACGAGATGTACCCAGAGGAGGGGTCATGTCAGATGGATGTGACCCTGaacacagaccagagccttaatGAGCTTCATCAGGGCTGTTCAGCACTGCACCGTATCGTAGCCTTGGACCCCTACACCGCTGCTGCTGTCATCACCATCACACCCAAATACAACCACCTGCTGCCCTTCACACAGTCCAGCCTGAGAACCGGCACCAGCAGTCAGCTCTGA